The proteins below are encoded in one region of Reichenbachiella sp. 5M10:
- a CDS encoding CoA transferase subunit A has protein sequence MNKIVNNAQEAIAGIHDGMTLMLGGFGLCGIPENAIAALVKSGVKELTCISNNAGVDDFGLGLLLQQKQIKKMISSYVGENAEFERQLLNGELEVDLIPQGSLAERCRAGGAGIPAFYTPAGYGTEVGGGKEVRVFDGKPHILETALTADFAIVKAWKGDRLGNLIYKGTARNFNPPMAMAGRVTIAEVEHLVEPGELDPNYIHTPGIFVQRIFEGKDYEKRIEQRTIRTR, from the coding sequence ATGAATAAAATAGTAAACAATGCGCAGGAAGCCATAGCAGGTATCCATGACGGGATGACGCTCATGCTGGGAGGGTTTGGACTGTGTGGGATACCCGAAAATGCGATTGCCGCTCTGGTGAAGTCAGGAGTCAAGGAGCTGACCTGCATTTCCAACAATGCTGGAGTGGATGACTTTGGCCTGGGGCTGCTTTTGCAGCAAAAACAAATCAAAAAGATGATCTCCTCCTACGTCGGGGAAAATGCGGAATTCGAACGACAGCTTCTCAATGGAGAGCTCGAAGTTGACCTGATCCCTCAAGGTTCGCTGGCCGAGCGCTGTAGAGCAGGAGGAGCAGGCATACCGGCATTTTATACGCCCGCTGGCTATGGGACAGAGGTGGGAGGAGGCAAGGAAGTCCGGGTCTTCGACGGGAAGCCGCATATCTTGGAGACGGCACTGACGGCTGATTTTGCAATTGTCAAGGCGTGGAAGGGGGATAGACTGGGCAACCTGATCTACAAAGGCACAGCGCGAAACTTCAATCCGCCAATGGCGATGGCTGGACGGGTCACAATCGCAGAGGTCGAACATCTGGTCGAGCCGGGCGAACTAGACCCTAATTACATTCATACGCCGGGGATATTCGTGCAGCGG